The following proteins are co-located in the Apium graveolens cultivar Ventura chromosome 5, ASM990537v1, whole genome shotgun sequence genome:
- the LOC141723835 gene encoding pleiotropic drug resistance protein 1-like encodes MDGGNIYRASHSIRQSGRSSRERMGSVRMGSMRTGSTSIWRDQGMDVFSKSVRDEDDEEALKWASLEKLPTFDRLRKGLLLGSQGAGFDEVDVDDLGMQQRKNLLERLVKVAEEDNEKFLLKLRDRIDRVGVELPTIEVRFENLNIEAEAFVGSRALPSFINFNLALLEGILGIFHLVPNNKKKLTILEDVSGVLKPCRMTLLLGPPSSGKTTLMLALAGKLDPALKTTGSVTYNGHSMQEFVPQRTAAYISQYDLHIGEMTVRETLAFSARCQGVGSRYEMLAELARREKDANIKPDPDVDIYMKAAATAGQEASVVTDYVLKVLGLDVCADTMVGDQMIRGISGGQKKRVTTGEMLVGPARALFMDEISTGLDSSTTFQIVKALQHTVHILQGTALISLLQPAPETFELFDDIILLSDGHIVYQGSRTHVLSFFESMGFKCPQRKGVADFLQEVTSKKDQKQYWLHKNQPYRFVTSKEFSEAFQSFHVGQQVGNDLATSYDKSKSHPAALTTEKYGVNNTELLKALTAREILLMKRNSFVYIFKLFQLTVMSLITMTLFLRTELDQDSFGQGNLYMGALFFGVVMLMFNGLAELAMTIAKLPVFYKQRDLLFFPPWSYALPTWITKIPVTFLEVGVWVFLTYYVIGFDPNIGRFAKQYLILLLVNQMASGLFRMVGALGRTMILANTFGGFALLILFALGGFVLARGDVADYWIWGYYSSPMMYGMNAIAVNEFLGHQWNKLMPNSSDTIGVAVLKNRGFFPYSYWYWIGAGALVGFVLLLNLGYTLALTFLDPLGKPQAVLPDESGVVATELEETTAGNQKKKGMVLPFVPHSITFDDIKYSVDMPQEMKEQGVTEDKLLLLKGVSGAFRPGVLTALMGVSGAGKTTLMDVLAGRKTGGYIDGNVTVSGYPKKQETFARIAGYCEQNDIHSPHVTVYESLLYSAWLRLPSEVDDEKRKMFVNEVLELVEMDTLKEALVGLPGVNGLSTEQRKRLTIAVELVSNPSIIFMDEPTSGLDARAAAIVMRTVRNTVDTGRTVVCTIHQPSIDIFEAFDELFLMKRGGLELYAGPVGRHSCELIKYFEAIEGISKIKDGYNPATWMLEVTASSQEMILGVDFTDIYHNSDLYKRNKALIRELSVPRPGSSDISFPSQYSQSFLVQCVACLWKQRCSYWRNTSYTAVRFMFTTAIAVMFGSMFWDLGSKMDSQQDLFNAMGSMYAACLFLGVQNAASVQPVVAVERTVFYRERAAGMYSALPYAFAQVLVEIPYVMFQAGVYGLVVYSMIGFEWTVAKFFWYLFFMFFTFLYFTYFGMMTVAVTPNADIAAIIAAAFYGIWNLFSGFIIPRPSTPKWWRWYAWACPVAYTLYGLIASQFGDITDKEIDIGNNNHQTVQKFINDYFGFDHDYVWAVAIAVAGFAVIFGATFAYSIKAFNFQRR; translated from the exons ATGGATGGAGGTAATATATACAGGGCTAGTCATAGTATAAGGCAAAGTGGAAGGAGTTCAAGGGAAAGAATGGGGAGTGTAAGAATGGGAAGTATGAGAACTGGAAGTACTTCAATATGGAGAGATCAGGGTATGGATGTGTTTTCGAAATCTGTGAGAGATGAAGATGATGAAGAGGCTTTGAAATGGGCTTCTCTTGAGAAACTGCCTACTTTTGATAGGTTGAGAAAAGGTTTGCTTCTTGGATCACAAGGTGCTGGTTTTgatgaagttgatgttgatgatCTTGGAATGCAACAGAGGAAGAATTTGCTTGAGAGGCTTGTTAAGGTTGCTGAGGAAGATAATGAGAAGTTCTTGTTGAAGCTCCGAGATCGAATCGATAG AGTTGGAGTTGAATTACCAACAATTGAGGTCAGATTCGAGAATTTGAATATCGAAGCAGAAGCTTTTGTAGGAAGCAGAGCTTTGCCTTCTTTTATTAACTTCAATCTTGCTCTTCTGGAG GGAATTTTAGGCATTTTCCATTTAGTTCCTAATAACAAGAAGAAATTAACTATCCTTGAAGATGTTAGCGGAGTCCTCAAACCTTGCAG GATGACATTGCTTTTAGGTCCTCCTAGTTCAGGAAAGACCACACTTATGCTTGCCTTGGCTGGAAAGCTCGATCCCGCCCTTAAG ACTACTGGAAGTGTGACTTACAATGGTCACAGCATGCAAGAGTTTGTTCCCCAGAGAACAGCTGCTTATATCAGCCAATATGATCTCCATATAGGAGAAATGACTGTGAGGGAAACTTTGGCTTTCTCAGCAAGATGCCAGGGTGTTGGATCACGCTATG AAATGTTGGCAGAACTTGCAAGAAGAGAAAAAGACGCGAATATTAAACCCGATCCTGATGTTGACATCTACATGAAG GCTGCTGCAACAGCAGGTCAAGAAGCTAGTGTGGTCACAGATTATGTCCTGAAG GTTTTGGGACTTGATGTATGTGCAGACACTATGGTAGGAGACCAGATGATTAGGGGTATATCTGGAGGGCAAAAGAAGCGTGTTACAACAG GAGAGATGTTGGTGGGACCGGCAAGGGCGCTTTTTATGGATGAAATATCTACTGGTTTGGACAGTTCTACAACGTTTCAAATTGTGAAAGCACTCCAGCATACTGTACACATTTTGCAAGGAACTGCTCTCATATCTCTCTTGCAGCCAGCACCAGAAACTTTTGAGCTGTTTGATGACATTATACTCTTATCTGATGGCCACATAGTGTATCAGGGTTCCCGTACACACGTGCTTTCCTTTTTTGAATCTATGGGTTTTAAATGTCCACAAAGGAAAGGTGTTGCTGATTTCTTGCAAGAA GTGACATCAAAGAAGGATCAGAAACAGTACTGGCTACACAAAAATCAGCCTTACAGATTCGTTACATCCAAAGAATTCTCCGAGGCTTTCCAGTCTTTCCATGTTGGACAACAAGTTGGAAATGATCTTGCAACCTCATATGATAAAAGTAAAAGCCATCCAGCTGCTTTGACGACCGAGAAGTATGGTGTTAACAACACTGAGCTTTTGAAAGCCTTGACTGCAAGAGAAATTTTGCTCATGAAGAGGAACTCATTTGTCTACATATTTAAATTGTTTCAA CTTACAGTGATGTCATTGATAACCATGACATTATTCTTAAGAACTGAGTTGGACCAAGATTCATTTGGTCAAGGAAACTTATACATGGGTGCTTTATTTTTTGGTGTTGTTATGCTGATGTTTAATGGATTGGCAGAGCTTGCAATGACTATAGCAAAGCTTCCCGTATTTTACAAACAAAGAGACCTTCTATTTTTTCCTCCATGGTCATATGCTCTTCCAACATGGATTACCAAAATACCAGTGACATTTTTGGAAGTTGGCGTGTGGGTTTTCCTCACTTATTATGTTATTGGATTTGATCCAAATATTGGAAG ATTTGCTAAACAGTACCTGATACTCTTACTGGTCAACCAAATGGCTTCTGGACTCTTCCGTATGGTTGGGGCACTGGGAAGGACTATGATTCTTGCAAACACATTTGGAGGATTTGCTTTGCTTATTCTTTTTGCATTAGGTGGCTTTGTCCTAGCTCGAG GGGATGTAGCGGATTATTGGATATGGGGTTACTATAGCTCCCCAATGATGTATGGCATGAATGCCATTGCTGTCAATGAATTCCTTGGTCACCAATGGAACAAA TTAATGCCAAATTCAAGCGATACCATTGGGGTTGCGGTTTTGAAAAATCGAGGTTTCTTTCCATATTCTTACTGGTATTGGATAGGGGCAGGTGCACTTGTTGGATTCGTTCTGCTACTCAACTTAGGATACACGTTGGCACTTACGTTTCTCGACC CTCTGGGGAAACCGCAAGCCGTTTTACCTGACGAAAGTGGTGTTGTCGCCACTGAATTGGAAGAAACCACTGCAGGAAATCAGAAGAAGAAGGGAATGGTTCTTCCATTTGTACCACATTCTATCACATTTGATGATATCAAATATTCTGTTGACATGCCACAG GAAATGAAAGAGCAAGGTGTTACTGAGGATAAACTATTACTTCTCAAGGGTGTGAGTGGAGCTTTCAGGCCAGGTGTTCTTACTGCTTTAATGGGTGTCAGTGGTGCTGGTAAAACAACTTTGATGGATGTGCTGGCTGGTCGGAAAACTGGTGGATATATTGACGGTAATGTTACTGTTTCGGGTTATCCTAAGAAGCAGGAGACCTTTGCTCGAATAGCCGGGTACTGTGAACAGAATGACATCCACTCTCCTCATGTTACTGTTTATGAGTCCTTGCTGTACTCAGCATGGTTGCGGTTGCCTTCAGAAGTTGATGATGAGAAAAGAAAG ATGTTTGTTAATGAAGTTCTGGAACTTGTTGAAATGGACACCTTAAAGGAAGCGCTAGTAGGTCTGCCAGGTGTTAATGGTCTGTCGACTGAGCAACGCAAGAGGCTAACCATTGCAGTTGAATTGGTATCAAACCCCTCAATAATATTCATGGATGAGCCAACTTCAGGGCTGGATGCAAGAGCTGCTGCAATTGTGATGAGAACAGTTAGGAATACTGTTGACACAGGAAGAACGGTTGTTTGCACTATCCATCAACCCAGTATTGACATCTTTGAAGCTTTTGATGAG CTTTTCCTGATGAAACGAGGAGGACTGGAGTTATATGCAGGGCCAGTCGGTAGGCATTCTTGCGAATTGATCAAGTACTTCGAG GCGATTGAAGGAATAAGTAAAATCAAAGATGGGTATAATCCAGCCACCTGGATGCTGGAAGTTACTGCCTCATCTCAAGAAATGATTCTGGGGGTTGATTTCACTGACATCTACCACAATTCAGATCTGTACAA GAGAAACAAAGCCCTCATCAGGGAATTAAGTGTACCTCGTCCTGGTTCATCCGATATCAGCTTTCCTTCTCAGTACTCACAATCTTTCCTAGTTCAGTGTGTCGCATGTCTATGGAAACAACGATGCTCGTATTGGCGAAACACATCTTATACTGCAGTGAGATTTATGTTCACGACAGCTATAGCAGTTATGTTTGGGTCGATGTTCTGGGACCTTGGTTCCAAAAT GGATTCACAACAAGATCTCTTTAACGCAATGGGTTCTATGTATGCTGCTTGCCTCTTTCTTGGGGTCCAAAATGCTGCCTCAGTGCAACCGGTGGTAGCTGTAGAACGAACAGTGTTTTACAGAGAAAGAGCTGCCGGAATGTACTCAGCTTTGCCATATGCCTTTGCACAG GTTTTAGTAGAAATTCCGTATGTCATGTTTCAGGCTGGAGTATATGGTCTTGTTGTCTATTCCATGATTGGATTTGAGTGGACAGTCGCGAAATTCTTTTGGTATTTGTTTTTCATGTTTTTCACCTTTTTGTACTTCACCTACTTCGGTATGATGACTGTGGCCGTGACTCCCAACGCTGATATTGCTGCTATTATTGCTGCTGCATTCTATGGAATATGGAATCTCTTTTCAGGATTTATCATCCCACGACCt AGTACACCCAAGTGGTGGAGATGGTATGCTTGGGCATGTCCAGTTGCATACACATTATATGGTCTGATTGCATCACAATTCGGAGACATTACAGACAAAGAAATTGATATTGGCAACAACAATCACCAAACTGTTCAGAAATTTATCAACGACTATTTCGGCTTTGACCATGATTACGTTTGGGCGGTTGCAATTGCAGTAGCTGGCTTTGCCGTAATTTTTGGTGCAACATTTGCGTATTCCATAAAGGCGTTCAACTTCCAGAGACGGTAG